In Tachysurus fulvidraco isolate hzauxx_2018 chromosome 1, HZAU_PFXX_2.0, whole genome shotgun sequence, a single window of DNA contains:
- the clstn2a gene encoding calsyntenin-2: protein MKMAVIGALLIFGLFSSSSILAFKVNKHKPWIETSYHGVITENMDTVLLDPPLVALDKDAPIPYAGEICAFKIHGRDTPFKAVVLNKTSGEGVLKASGPIDCEQQKEFTFIIQAYDCGADDSGTHSWKKSHKAVVHIQVEDVNEFSPFFHEPVYQATVTEGKIYDSIVQVEAWDQDCSAQYSQICNYEIITQNTPFAIDRNGNIRNTEHLSYDKQQYYEIMVSAYDCGQKRAKESVLVQIHIKPMCKPGWQGWSKQVDYEPGTGSKQLFPVMHLETCGGPMSLVQVTVQLQTSHIGKGCDRETYSEKSLQKLCGAASGSVDLLPAPSTSTNWTSSLLTDSGRDSDLVFHFDGHQAANIPEMVVPQNLTEQFTIATWMKHGPSPGLRGEKETLLCNSDKTEMNRHHYSLYVHNCRLVFLLRRDFTQTDTFRPAEFHWKLEQICDKEWHYYVINVEFPAVTLFVDGVTYDPYLVTDDWPIHPSQIDVQLTVGACWQGGEVTSPRFTQYFRGSLSGLTIRPGKIETQKVISCLQACKEGLDINSMESLGKGIKFHFNPAQSVLVMESDDLENINTAMAKVSYINSRQFPTPGLRTLHVSTTIQCFGEDSCISIPDIKTAVKVMVPSEPQIILTGTARVTIPAAELRATLGVALFKEIHIISTVTRGDGTFSLGHRPGILEVMHNLDYCDVLVIGEELNPEHESLEIQQSSLHGKHLDATNSTSGISIYGVDSMANYELAIRQVRYRNWQPASLSERRFRLSCSELNGRYTSNNFNLEVRIVHSVETVEHVNQMAVQSQYMRPIHHPLVFHTNSKYMSDTSAVATVMIVMCITALVVIMVLGIYRFHSVYLEGLKEKEDEWKDPEIVWDDTTFTITVNPMETIDSSQNAVDIEEECPEKDDEYVEEKDDDELARSLSSADSHDSEEEEEEYTKSERGRVKGKLVWDESSLPY from the exons GAGAGATTTGTGCTTTTAAGATCCATGGGCGGGACACTCCTTTCAAGGCAGTGGTATTAAACAAGACATCGGGGGAAGGAGTATTGAAAGCATCTGGTCCCATTGATTGTGAGCAACAAAAGGAGTTCACCTTCATCATCCAGGCTTACGACTGCGGGGCGGACGACTCGGGAACACACAGTTGGAAAAAGAGCCACAA AGCAGTGGTCCACATCCAGGTCGAGGACGTGAACGagttctctccttttttccatGAGCCGGTGTACCAGGCCACAGTGACAGAGGGGAAGATTTATGACAGCATTGTGCAAGTGGAGGCCTGGGACCAGGATTGCTCAGCCCAGTACAGCCAGATCTGCAACTATGAGATCATTACGCAAAACACACCTTTCGCTATTGACCGCAATG GCAATATTCGAAACACGGAACATTTAAGTTATGACAAGCAGCAATACTACGAGATCATGGTGAGCGCATATGACTGTGGCCAAAAGAGGGCAAAAGAGAGTGTGCTTGTCCAAATCCACATCAAACCTATGTGCAAACCTGGCTGGCAAG GATGGAGTAAGCAAGTGGACTATGAGCCTGGGACAGGCAGCAAGCAGCTGTTTCCAGTGATGCACCTCGAGACATGTGGCGGCCCCATGTCCTTAGTACAAGTCACAGTGCAGTTGCAGACTAGCCACATCGGGAAGGGCTGCGACAGAGAAACCTACTCTGAGAAATCGCTGCAGAAGCTCTGTG gtGCAGCTTCAGGCAGTGTAGATCTTCTCCCTGCCCCGAGCACTTCAACAAATTGGACATCGTCACTGCTGACAGACAGCGGACGAGACAGTGACCTCGTCTTCCACTTCGATGGACACCAGGCTGCTAATATTCCAGAAATGGTGGTGCCTCAGAACCTCACTGAACAATTCACCATTGCCACATGGATGAAACATGGGCCGAGTCCTGGACTGAGAGGCGAGAAGGAGACGCTGTTATGCAACTCAGACAAGACAG AGATGAACAGACACCATTACTCACTGTATGTGCACAACTGTCGTCTGGTCTTCTTGCTGCGGAGGGACTTCACGCAGACGGACACATTCAGGCCAGCCGAGTTCCACTGGAAGTTAGAGCAG ATCTGTGATAAAGAATGGCACTACTATGTAATTAATGTGGAGTTTCCTGCTGTGACTCTTTTTGTCGACGGAGTTACCTACGACCCCTACCTGGTAACAGATGATTGGCCCATTCATCCCTCGCAGATTGATGTGCAGCTAACAGTTGGTGCCTGTTGGCAAG GAGGAGAGGTGACGTCTCCACGTTTCACGCAGTACTTCCGTGGAAGTCTCTCGGGACTCACTATCCGTCCTGGAAAGATCGAGACACAGAAGGTAATCTCCTGTTTACAGGCCTGCAAGGAGGGTCTGGACATTAACTCAATGGAGAGCCTAGGGAAAGGAATCAAg TTCCACTTCAACCCAGCCCAATCAGTGCTAGTGATGGAAAGTGACGACCTGGAGAACATTAACACAGCCATGGCAAAGGTCTCCTACATTAACTCAAGACAGTTCCCTACTCCAGGCTTGCGCACACTACATGTATCCACTACCATTCA ATGTTTCGGTGAGGACTCGTGTATTTCCATCCCAGACATAAAGACAGCGGTGAAGGTGATGGTACCCAGCGAGCCACAGATCATCCTAACAGGCACAGCACGTGTCACAATACCCGCAGCCGAGCTCCGAGCCACTCTTGGTGTGGCCCTGTTCAAAGAGATTCACATCATCAGCACGGTCACCAGGGGTGACGGGACATTCAGCTTGG gTCACAGACCTGGAATTTTGGAAGTAATGCACAACCTTGATTACTGTGATGTGTTGGTCATTGGGGAGGAACTGAATCCAGAGCATGAGAGTCTAGAGATCCAGCAAAGCTCTCTACATGGAAAACACTTGGATGCCACTAATTCCACATCTGGCATCTCTATCTATG gtgtgGACTCCATGGCAAATTATGAGCTGGCTATTCGGCAGGTGAGGTACCGCAACTGGCAGCCAGCCAGCCTGTCAGAGAGAAGATTCAGGCTCAGCTGCTCAGAGCTCAATGGCCGTTACACCAGCAACAACTTTAACCTAGAG GTACGAATAGTTCACAGTGTAGAGACTGTAGAACATGTAAATCAAATGGCTGTCCAATCCCAGTACATGAGACCTATCCATCATCCATTGGTCTTCCACACCAACTCGAAATACATGTCAG ATACGTCTGCAGTTGCGACAGTAATGATAGTCATGTGTATCACTGCCCTGGTGGTCATCATGGTGCTGGGCATCTACCGCTTTCATTCTGTCTATCTAGAAGgcctgaaagagaaagaagatgaATGGAAGGACCCAGAAATAGTCTGGGATGACACAACCTTCACCATTACTGTCAATCCTATGGAG ACCATCGACAGTTCTCAGAATGCTGTGGATATCGAGGAGGAGTGTCCTGAGAAAGACGACGAATATGTTGAAGAGAAGGACGATGATGAACTGGCTAGGAGCCTGTCCAGTGCAGACTCCCATGAtagtgaagaagaagaggaagagtacacaaagagtgagagaggaagagtgaaGGGCAAACTAGTGTGGGATGAGTCCTCTTTACCCTATTAA